The Paenibacillus sp. FSL R7-0204 genome includes a region encoding these proteins:
- a CDS encoding ImmA/IrrE family metallo-endopeptidase: protein MDELIKRLVKKYNTSSPFELAEALGIHIRFMHLGDGTKGLYYRKLRRRFIVIHNQLPLEWQRFVCAHELAHDRLHKGVNRFFLEENSYFSPGKLERQANLFAVKLLSIGTAIEQDESLQSYYARIGIPAEVVFFLDD from the coding sequence ATGGATGAGCTAATCAAGCGTTTGGTCAAAAAATACAATACCAGCAGCCCTTTCGAACTGGCTGAAGCACTCGGGATTCACATCCGGTTTATGCATCTGGGTGACGGCACCAAGGGCCTCTACTACCGTAAGCTAAGAAGACGGTTCATCGTCATTCATAACCAGCTGCCGCTGGAGTGGCAACGGTTCGTATGCGCCCATGAACTCGCGCATGACCGTTTGCACAAAGGGGTCAACCGTTTCTTTCTGGAGGAGAATTCTTACTTCTCTCCAGGCAAGCTGGAGCGGCAGGCTAACCTATTTGCAGTTAAGCTGCTATCAATCGGCACTGCCATCGAGCAGGATGAATCCCTACAGAGCTATTATGCAAGGATCGGCATCCCGGCTGAGGTTGTCTTTTTTTTAGACGATTAA
- a CDS encoding helix-turn-helix domain-containing protein, producing MAEEFGYYLRQLREGKGLTINQLAALAGISGAQISRIENGLRGVPKPATLRKIAEATDVSYEELMGHAGYLTETGSSTEGAVPAWATSKDKRDFRQMLEDDGELMFDGIPLNKEDKQRIKDVLTGLFWEAKQMNKRTKPKHHPGKE from the coding sequence GCAGAGGAATTCGGATACTATCTGAGACAGCTTCGGGAAGGAAAGGGACTGACCATTAATCAGCTGGCAGCGCTTGCCGGTATCAGTGGAGCCCAAATTTCACGGATCGAGAATGGATTACGGGGTGTCCCCAAGCCAGCTACACTGCGTAAGATTGCTGAAGCGACCGATGTGTCTTACGAGGAACTGATGGGACATGCCGGTTATTTAACCGAGACTGGAAGCAGTACAGAGGGCGCTGTCCCTGCCTGGGCCACCAGCAAGGATAAGCGGGACTTCCGCCAAATGCTGGAGGATGACGGTGAGCTGATGTTTGACGGGATTCCCCTGAACAAGGAAGATAAACAGCGGATCAAGGACGTATTAACCGGCCTGTTCTGGGAGGCGAAGCAGATGAACAAGCGGACCAAGCCCAAGCACCATCCAGGTAAAGAGTAA